A genomic segment from Nicotiana tabacum cultivar K326 chromosome 7, ASM71507v2, whole genome shotgun sequence encodes:
- the LOC107794133 gene encoding uncharacterized protein LOC107794133, with protein MYIYCSPSSSANLCFSLHIFEVSISLKMSQTNTENRKKLKYRHTAGKRSFARICKEKKKETSEPLSSKDIFVATRKRKPDRVYKASYADTVNKIAEMERIQLTQESEDVSQSVDAFASIMGPEHLGHLRLYGHGVTKTSLKKVGHLGPSTDEVMQQKLEEMEERMQQRLEEKFNAQKYVMELQVAVNIISQLKHLNPDLRVDPNMLAFNACSPGEASSAQQAVVQLINRLSTRSNNQGGAIEEREDGDCEDLDLT; from the exons A TGTACATTTATTGCTCACCTTCAAGTTCCGCAAATCTCTGTTTCTCCTTGCACATATTCGAAGTATCTATCTCTTTG AAAATGTCCCAAACCAATACCGAGAATCGCAAAAAGTTAAAATATCGACACACTGCTGGCAAAAGAAGTTTTGCTCGAATATGCAAG gaaaaaaagaaagaaacttcTGAGCCTCTATCAAGCAAGGACATCTTTGTggccacaagaaaaagaaaacctgaTCGAGTTTACAAGGCCTCGTATGCGGATACTGTTAATAAAATT GCTGAAATGGAAAGAATACAACTAACACAAGAAAGTGAAGATGTCAGTCAATCAGTTGATGCATTTGCATCAATCATGGGACCTGAGCATCTAGGTCACCTAAGATTGTATGGACATGGGGTTACCAAGACTTCCTTAAAAAAAGTGGGACATTTGGGACCCTCTACTGATGAGGTGATGCAGCAAAAATTGGAGGAAATGGAAGAAAGGATGCAGCAAAGATTGGAGGAAAAGTTCAATGCACAAAAATATGTCATGGAACTACAAGTTGCAGTTAACATCATTTCACAACTTAAACATCTGAATCCAGATTTACGGGTTGATCCCAACATGCTAGCTTTCAATGCTTGTTCACCTGGAGAAGCTTCCTCTGCACAACAAGCTGTTGTGCAACTAATCAATCGTCTATCTACTAGGAGTAATAATCAAG GTGGAGCAATTGAAGAAAGGGAAGATGGAGATTGTGAAGATCTAGACCTTACTTAA